In the Pseudanabaena sp. PCC 7367 genome, one interval contains:
- a CDS encoding SAM-dependent methyltransferase gives MNKVIALPQAAKIGEVFTPARWARWLLDQWQVGDRWLAGATVCDPTAGAGIFALSLFQIARERNIPLTPDLVNRITLIDRQGKHLENFRAIAKREYGINFPAANCLERDLIINPPDLKFDILVGNPPWANFTDLPDSYKQKLKPYFVAAGLVPDKKQVLLGASRVDIAALILKIALGNLLDDHGAGYFFVPRSLFSGGDAHLGFRDYRSQGRDFCVNAVFEFTETEVFESVITAYAAAAFTIDMLQTFPVKYYCEKDGDWQEYVAQPLRLRSDQWRITPRNQLGAKEEAIEIAITPHQKPRQGVNTCGANGVFIFKQKPDFLPAEFIYPLATKELWKTEQQEPTKWILLPYEQQTGKPIAWERLASYPDLRSYLEKFKVQLQNRKGTLIRAAIAKGYWWALLGVGLYSFAPFKIIWQAYGKHDFRPQILTQVDDQMWQGNQAMHAFIPCWDLVDAQQLLDLLQNPHIPKILHELNGGGQCNWAQPGKIKKILSIEK, from the coding sequence ATGAATAAAGTCATTGCTCTTCCACAAGCAGCCAAAATTGGTGAAGTATTTACTCCCGCCAGGTGGGCAAGGTGGCTATTGGATCAATGGCAGGTGGGCGATCGCTGGCTAGCAGGAGCCACGGTCTGCGATCCCACTGCTGGGGCGGGTATCTTTGCCTTGAGTTTGTTTCAAATTGCCAGAGAGCGCAATATTCCTTTAACTCCTGATTTAGTTAACAGGATCACCTTGATCGATCGCCAGGGCAAGCATTTAGAGAATTTTCGCGCGATCGCCAAGCGGGAATATGGGATTAATTTCCCGGCGGCTAATTGCCTGGAGCGGGACTTAATTATTAATCCACCTGATCTCAAATTTGACATTCTGGTGGGCAATCCCCCTTGGGCTAATTTTACCGATCTGCCAGATAGCTATAAGCAAAAATTAAAACCATATTTCGTCGCCGCTGGACTTGTCCCCGACAAAAAACAAGTCCTATTGGGAGCCTCGCGGGTGGATATTGCCGCTTTGATTTTGAAAATTGCCCTGGGTAATCTTTTAGATGATCATGGGGCTGGCTATTTTTTTGTGCCGCGATCGCTCTTTTCTGGGGGAGATGCCCACCTGGGGTTCCGGGATTATCGATCGCAGGGGCGAGATTTTTGCGTCAATGCAGTATTTGAATTCACTGAAACCGAGGTATTTGAATCAGTAATTACGGCCTATGCGGCGGCGGCCTTTACGATCGATATGCTGCAAACCTTTCCGGTTAAGTATTACTGCGAAAAAGATGGCGATTGGCAGGAATACGTTGCCCAACCATTGAGATTGCGATCGGATCAATGGCGGATTACGCCTCGCAATCAGCTAGGGGCAAAAGAGGAAGCGATCGAAATTGCGATTACCCCCCACCAGAAACCGCGCCAGGGTGTGAATACCTGCGGCGCTAATGGGGTATTTATTTTTAAACAAAAGCCGGATTTTCTGCCAGCGGAATTTATTTACCCTTTGGCCACGAAGGAACTATGGAAAACTGAGCAGCAAGAACCAACCAAATGGATTCTGTTGCCCTATGAGCAACAAACTGGCAAACCGATCGCCTGGGAGCGTTTAGCTAGCTATCCTGATTTGCGTAGCTATCTAGAAAAGTTTAAGGTTCAACTCCAAAATCGTAAGGGGACGTTGATTCGGGCAGCGATCGCCAAGGGATACTGGTGGGCATTGTTGGGGGTGGGGCTCTATTCCTTTGCTCCTTTTAAAATCATCTGGCAAGCCTATGGAAAGCATGATTTTAGGCCGCAAATTTTAACCCAGGTTGATGACCAAATGTGGCAGGGCAACCAGGCGATGCATGCCTTTATTCCCTGTTGGGATCTGGTGGACGCGCAGCAACTTTTAGACTTGCTTCAAAATCCCCATATCCCTAAGATCCTGCATGAGCTAAATGGTGGGGGACAGTGTAACTGGGCGCAACCGGGCAAGATCAAAAAGATCCTTTCGATCGAAAAGTAG
- the ftsH gene encoding ATP-dependent zinc metalloprotease FtsH, which yields MKNNKGNKFWKNFGIYALLLVVVIVLGSALIDNQPQPQQQWRYSQLIEAVENKQVSRVNISNDRTWAEATIPDPNSMDSNKLVRVNLPNDPEFVSILQRNNVEFDVVPPRNQGAFLQTISGLILPILLLVGLFFLIRRAQVGPGSQAMNFGKSKARVQMEPQTQVTFTDVAGIEQAKLELTEVVDFLKNSDRFTAVGAKIPKGVLLVGPPGTGKTLLARAVAGEAGVPFFSISGSEFVEMFVGVGASRVRDLFEQAKSNAPCIVFIDEIDAVGRQRGAGLGGGNDEREQTLNQLLTEMDGFEGNTGIIIIAATNRPDVLDAALLRPGRFDRQVVVDRPDVSGRLEILQVHARGKTLGQDVDLEKIARRTPGFTGADLSNLLNEAAILAARRNLTEISMDEINDAVDRVLVGPEKKDRVMSDKRKKLVAYHEAGHAIVGALLPDYDPIQKVTIIPRGRAGGLTWFLPNEERMQSRAYLQNQMAVALGGRLAEEIIFGAEEVTTGASSDLQQVANIARQMVMRFGMSDKLGPVALGRASGNMFLGREIASERDFSEETAAIIDEEVSELVENAYKCAKQVLNQNRHLLDQLADQLIERETVDAEELQGMIANGEVNLAGVL from the coding sequence GTGAAGAATAACAAAGGTAATAAATTCTGGAAGAACTTTGGCATCTATGCCCTACTTTTGGTAGTGGTAATTGTGCTCGGTTCTGCATTGATTGATAATCAACCTCAACCCCAGCAACAATGGCGCTATAGCCAATTGATTGAGGCGGTAGAAAATAAACAGGTGTCGCGGGTAAACATCAGCAACGATCGCACCTGGGCAGAAGCAACTATCCCCGACCCCAACAGCATGGATAGCAATAAGCTGGTACGGGTGAATTTACCCAATGATCCAGAATTTGTGAGCATCCTGCAACGCAACAATGTTGAATTTGATGTAGTCCCACCTCGCAATCAGGGCGCATTTTTGCAAACTATTAGTGGTTTGATTTTGCCAATTTTGCTGCTGGTGGGTCTGTTCTTCTTGATCCGCCGCGCCCAGGTAGGCCCTGGTAGTCAGGCAATGAACTTTGGCAAGTCTAAGGCCAGAGTCCAAATGGAGCCACAAACCCAGGTTACCTTCACTGATGTGGCTGGGATCGAACAAGCCAAGTTGGAGCTAACTGAAGTAGTAGATTTTCTTAAAAACAGCGATCGCTTTACCGCTGTGGGTGCCAAGATTCCCAAGGGTGTGCTGCTGGTTGGCCCTCCTGGGACTGGTAAAACCTTACTTGCCCGTGCCGTAGCCGGTGAAGCTGGCGTACCATTCTTTAGTATTTCTGGTTCTGAGTTTGTCGAAATGTTTGTGGGTGTGGGTGCTTCCCGTGTCCGCGATCTGTTCGAGCAAGCCAAATCCAATGCGCCTTGCATTGTATTCATCGATGAAATTGATGCGGTTGGCCGTCAGCGTGGCGCTGGCCTCGGTGGTGGTAATGATGAACGCGAACAAACCCTGAACCAGTTGCTCACGGAAATGGACGGGTTTGAAGGTAATACTGGCATTATTATTATTGCTGCAACCAACCGTCCTGATGTTCTGGATGCGGCACTATTGCGCCCCGGTCGTTTCGATCGCCAGGTGGTAGTCGATCGCCCCGATGTCTCCGGTCGCCTGGAAATTTTGCAAGTTCATGCCCGTGGTAAGACCCTGGGTCAGGATGTAGACCTCGAAAAGATCGCCCGTCGCACCCCTGGGTTCACTGGTGCAGATTTGTCGAACCTGCTTAATGAAGCAGCGATTTTGGCTGCCCGTCGGAACCTGACCGAGATTTCGATGGATGAAATCAATGATGCCGTCGATCGTGTCTTGGTTGGCCCCGAAAAGAAAGATCGGGTGATGAGCGACAAGCGCAAAAAGTTAGTGGCCTATCACGAAGCTGGTCATGCGATCGTGGGTGCATTGTTGCCTGACTACGATCCAATTCAAAAAGTAACCATTATCCCCCGTGGTCGCGCTGGTGGTTTGACCTGGTTCTTGCCCAACGAAGAACGGATGCAAAGTCGCGCCTATTTGCAAAATCAAATGGCAGTGGCGCTTGGTGGCCGCCTGGCAGAAGAAATTATCTTCGGCGCAGAAGAAGTAACCACCGGGGCTTCCAGTGATTTACAACAGGTAGCCAATATTGCCCGTCAAATGGTGATGCGGTTTGGCATGAGCGATAAGTTGGGGCCGGTTGCCCTCGGTCGTGCCAGTGGCAATATGTTCCTGGGTCGTGAGATCGCCTCCGAGCGTGATTTTTCTGAAGAAACCGCCGCGATCATCGACGAGGAAGTTAGCGAACTGGTAGAAAATGCCTACAAATGCGCTAAGCAAGTTCTTAATCAAAACCGCCATCTACTCGATCAGTTAGCAGATCAACTAATTGAGCGGGAAACCGTTGATGCGGAAGAGTTACAAGGTATGATCGCCAACGGTGAAGTTAATTTAGCTGGTGTGCTCTAG
- a CDS encoding ferredoxin-thioredoxin reductase catalytic domain-containing protein — protein MTNSSEQQVDRGKNKAKNKSFDAMKNFSETYAKRTDTFFCADQSITNAVIEGLAKHKEELGAPLCPCRYYEDKEAEVKNSYWNCPCVPMRERKECHCMLFLTDDNPFAGDRQELEVVSVDYDDE, from the coding sequence ATGACTAACTCCTCAGAACAACAGGTCGATCGCGGTAAAAACAAAGCCAAAAATAAGAGCTTTGATGCGATGAAAAACTTCTCTGAAACCTATGCCAAAAGAACAGACACTTTCTTCTGTGCCGATCAAAGTATTACCAACGCTGTGATCGAGGGCTTGGCCAAACATAAGGAAGAACTTGGTGCTCCCCTGTGCCCCTGTCGATATTACGAAGACAAGGAAGCTGAAGTCAAAAACTCCTACTGGAACTGCCCCTGTGTGCCAATGCGAGAGCGTAAGGAATGTCACTGTATGTTGTTTTTAACTGATGATAATCCCTTTGCTGGTGATAGACAGGAATTGGAAGTAGTAAGCGTTGACTACGATGATGAGTAG
- a CDS encoding isopenicillin N synthase family dioxygenase, which produces MQLAKVSYRSPQVGKAIAQSLQQTGFAILCDHEIPVETIQFVYQEWRSFFASAAKHDYLHDIHETNSQAGYFPMLAEHAKDYGIADLKEFFHVYQRQDLPTQISHHTWQLFNDLLNLAKEILGWIEIDTPQVFPDQLESLQQMIAHSPNHLLRILHYPPLTGSEQIGAVRAAAHQDINLITLLPAATHNGLQVQDLEGHWYEVPCCLGEIVINVGDMLQVASGGYYRSTTHRVVNPIGLETGRSRYSMPLFLHAHPASIISTTGLTAGTYLAERLQQIGILG; this is translated from the coding sequence ATGCAATTAGCAAAAGTAAGCTATCGATCGCCGCAAGTGGGTAAAGCAATCGCCCAATCGTTACAGCAAACTGGTTTTGCCATTCTCTGCGATCATGAAATTCCAGTGGAGACGATTCAATTTGTGTATCAGGAGTGGCGATCGTTTTTTGCGAGTGCTGCTAAGCATGACTATCTACACGATATACATGAAACAAATTCCCAGGCTGGCTATTTTCCGATGTTGGCAGAACATGCCAAAGACTATGGGATCGCTGACCTGAAAGAGTTCTTTCATGTCTACCAGCGGCAGGACTTACCCACCCAAATAAGCCATCATACCTGGCAATTATTTAATGATCTGCTGAATCTGGCCAAGGAAATTCTCGGCTGGATCGAGATTGATACGCCGCAAGTATTTCCCGATCAGCTTGAATCTTTGCAACAAATGATTGCCCACAGCCCCAATCATTTACTCAGGATTTTGCATTATCCACCCCTGACTGGCTCAGAACAAATCGGCGCAGTGCGAGCAGCGGCGCACCAGGACATTAATCTAATTACGCTGTTGCCTGCAGCTACCCATAATGGTTTGCAAGTGCAAGATCTTGAAGGGCATTGGTATGAAGTACCCTGTTGTCTGGGTGAGATTGTGATCAATGTGGGCGATATGTTGCAGGTTGCCAGTGGCGGCTACTATCGATCGACTACGCATCGGGTAGTCAATCCGATCGGACTGGAAACGGGGCGATCACGCTATTCAATGCCTTTATTTTTACATGCCCACCCCGCATCAATTATTTCCACCACTGGCCTAACCGCTGGCACCTACCTGGCTGAGCGTCTACAGCAGATTGGCATCCTCGGCTGA
- a CDS encoding AAA family ATPase, whose amino-acid sequence MFRNPKQPAENKPRPFSNHGNQAYGDRAQVYEEIVKQIDLMLRARYSLLYVVTAEEEPIEEVLSLVASVGQAKRRVFYWDIVRGWSDNGADKGSIMGALTRVGTPARRSPLEANANPGDRSVDPLDDHQNAISNIYVLRDLHPILKNPATPANMPTIRELKNLARQLKRDRNMLVLTSHALHIPNELAEEITVLDFPLPDEKEISYQIRQKIAPDKLKIEGLAWEQLVKACQGLSRTRIERVLAKAIAAKQQVDDTDIENVLDEKKQAIRQTGILEFYKTSESLKSVGGLENLKQWVRIRKDAFTEEAKRYGIPTPKGVLLVGIQGTGKSLSAKTIAHEWRLPLLRLDTGRLFGGIVGESESRVRQMIQLSEAVAPCVLWIDEIDKAFGNVSSGMDGDSGTSRRVFGSLITWMQEKTSPVFIVATANNVEILPAELLRKGRFDEIFFLNLPTKAERQEIFRVHLQKFRPTRVRDFDMELLARQTRNFSGAEIEQVIIDAIHYAFGHGLSGQRRDFTTTDITYSIKETVPLAAIARDQIEALKWWAAEAGARTASNDVELTEELRQFSRKRGIDNIDNLDNLDDLDNLGDSGRPDREDGSNN is encoded by the coding sequence ATGTTTAGGAATCCCAAGCAGCCCGCTGAAAATAAACCACGCCCCTTTAGTAATCATGGTAATCAAGCCTATGGCGATCGGGCTCAGGTGTATGAAGAAATTGTCAAGCAAATTGATCTGATGTTGCGGGCACGCTATTCATTGCTCTATGTGGTCACCGCCGAAGAAGAGCCGATCGAAGAGGTATTATCCCTGGTCGCCAGCGTGGGGCAAGCTAAGCGCCGTGTGTTTTATTGGGATATTGTGCGGGGCTGGAGCGACAATGGGGCTGATAAGGGTTCAATTATGGGTGCGCTGACGCGGGTGGGTACTCCAGCCAGGCGATCGCCCCTGGAGGCTAATGCTAATCCTGGCGATCGGTCTGTTGATCCACTGGATGATCATCAAAATGCGATCAGCAATATTTATGTGTTGCGGGATTTACATCCAATCCTCAAAAATCCAGCTACTCCGGCTAATATGCCCACAATCCGCGAGTTAAAAAACCTGGCGCGTCAGCTTAAGCGCGATCGAAATATGCTGGTGCTGACCAGCCATGCCCTGCATATTCCCAATGAACTGGCTGAAGAAATTACGGTGCTGGATTTCCCCCTGCCCGATGAGAAGGAAATCAGTTATCAAATTCGCCAAAAAATTGCCCCCGATAAATTAAAAATAGAAGGGCTGGCCTGGGAGCAATTGGTCAAAGCCTGCCAGGGACTCAGCCGCACCCGGATCGAGCGGGTTCTGGCCAAGGCGATCGCCGCCAAACAACAGGTAGACGACACCGACATTGAAAATGTGCTGGACGAGAAAAAGCAGGCAATCCGCCAGACTGGCATTCTGGAATTTTATAAAACCAGTGAATCGCTCAAGAGTGTGGGTGGCCTGGAAAACCTGAAGCAATGGGTACGGATTCGCAAAGATGCCTTCACCGAAGAGGCCAAGCGCTATGGCATCCCCACGCCCAAGGGGGTCTTGCTGGTGGGCATTCAGGGTACGGGTAAATCGCTCTCCGCCAAGACGATCGCCCATGAGTGGCGATTGCCCCTGCTGCGACTCGACACGGGTCGATTGTTTGGTGGCATTGTGGGGGAAAGTGAAAGCCGGGTGCGGCAAATGATCCAGCTTTCTGAGGCGGTGGCTCCCTGTGTGTTGTGGATCGATGAAATCGATAAAGCCTTTGGTAATGTCTCGTCAGGCATGGATGGTGATTCTGGCACCAGTCGCCGGGTGTTTGGTTCCCTGATTACCTGGATGCAAGAAAAAACCAGTCCGGTGTTTATTGTGGCCACGGCTAACAATGTAGAAATTCTACCAGCGGAGCTGCTGCGGAAAGGGCGATTTGATGAGATTTTCTTTCTCAATTTGCCCACCAAAGCCGAGCGCCAGGAGATTTTTCGGGTGCATTTACAAAAATTCCGACCCACCAGGGTACGCGATTTTGATATGGAGTTGCTGGCACGCCAGACCCGTAATTTTAGTGGTGCGGAGATCGAACAGGTGATTATTGATGCGATTCATTATGCGTTTGGTCATGGCCTGAGTGGTCAGCGGCGGGATTTTACTACCACTGACATTACCTATTCAATTAAGGAAACTGTCCCCCTGGCAGCGATCGCCCGTGATCAAATTGAGGCGTTGAAATGGTGGGCGGCGGAAGCAGGAGCCAGAACTGCCTCCAATGATGTGGAGCTGACGGAGGAGTTGCGCCAGTTTAGCCGCAAGCGCGGAATTGATAATATCGATAATTTAGACAATCTGGATGATTTGGATAATCTGGGTGATTCGGGAAGGCCCGATCGGGAAGATGGCTCTAATAATTGA
- a CDS encoding calcium-binding protein, whose amino-acid sequence MEFFDLTNGNDTRTFNPGELGGRPVRSLDGDDNVTGSADSDDINGNQGNDTIDGGAGNDTFVRGGKGNDNVFGGAGDDPHVNGNNNNDTVDGGEGNDTVFGGKESDVVNGGNGNDRVQGDFGIDTLSGGAGADTFVLQRGKGEDVILDFSAGEDGFFLEEISPNEINLNEFGGNTIISDSVTGQPVATLVGVNQATVADILGVSPGQVGIGGSSAGAAGGSFNTTSLEPNGGWDGNVTITDRGDGWDAFGNVEILNNSFVFIENELIPVENALVFRIFADENDDNDTVDLEILDPSLGVGFAQSQYQAQEDQVLVVIDLVFDDSGFDTATLFINE is encoded by the coding sequence ATGGAATTTTTTGATTTAACGAATGGTAATGATACCCGCACTTTTAATCCGGGGGAATTAGGTGGCCGTCCGGTGCGATCGCTAGATGGTGATGACAATGTGACTGGTTCTGCGGATAGTGATGATATTAACGGTAACCAGGGCAATGACACGATCGATGGTGGGGCTGGGAATGACACCTTCGTGCGCGGCGGCAAAGGTAATGACAATGTGTTTGGTGGTGCTGGCGATGATCCCCATGTTAACGGTAACAATAACAACGACACAGTCGATGGCGGTGAAGGGAATGACACCGTTTTTGGCGGTAAGGAAAGCGACGTAGTTAATGGCGGTAATGGCAACGATCGCGTTCAAGGCGATTTTGGGATCGATACGCTGAGTGGTGGAGCCGGAGCTGATACCTTTGTGTTGCAGCGGGGCAAGGGCGAAGACGTAATCCTAGATTTTTCTGCTGGTGAAGATGGTTTCTTCCTCGAAGAAATTAGTCCCAATGAAATTAATCTCAATGAATTTGGTGGCAACACAATCATTTCTGACTCGGTGACAGGTCAACCGGTGGCTACTTTGGTGGGGGTAAATCAAGCTACCGTTGCCGATATCTTGGGGGTCAGCCCTGGTCAGGTTGGCATTGGTGGCTCCAGTGCTGGTGCTGCGGGCGGCAGTTTCAACACCACCAGTTTGGAACCGAATGGCGGCTGGGATGGCAATGTTACGATTACCGATCGCGGTGATGGTTGGGATGCCTTTGGTAATGTGGAAATCCTCAATAATTCGTTTGTGTTTATTGAAAACGAACTCATCCCAGTTGAGAATGCCCTGGTATTCCGGATTTTCGCCGATGAAAATGATGATAATGACACTGTTGATCTGGAAATTCTCGATCCTTCCCTGGGGGTTGGTTTCGCGCAGAGTCAATATCAAGCGCAGGAAGATCAGGTGCTGGTGGTGATCGATCTGGTCTTTGATGACAGTGGATTTGATACGGCAACTCTATTTATTAATGAGTAA
- a CDS encoding beta strand repeat-containing protein — MENKPHQVRQSNLSLISRLRFRPPGKPPTKNPSKTLSASISESISESINAIASVAGLISVILAFEHLPETTAIAQVTPDQSLPSPSQVETAADLLTITGGTELGGNLFHSFQEFSVRAGETAFFDHNAAIANIISRVTGTNRSNIDGQIRTNGSANLFLLNPNGILFGNNASLDIGGSFIASTAEGVVFADGSLFSANNAAIPASLLTMTAPMGLQFGNNPGSIVSSSQLPIRSELRLQPNRTLALVGGDLAIAGSVLTAPIGRIELGSVTTAGVVNLNQIEQGWQLDYGEINSTGFGNINLSDRAFVTTDGNGGGNIQVQASNLTLLAGSTISANTQGDLPGGNLLIRATDAIELVGESPDGQFITLFTSSVLPGASGNGGNINVISDRLILRDGAQILSGTFGIGNAGNTNIQARQIELSGIRNDGSTVSGLFATAEPESIGQGGNLTIAADQFVVKDGAQVVVTTFSSGRAGDLTVRAEAIELAGGNPLSPVDVSGFKASADVNSTGDGGNLSIETNRIVIKDGAEAQVSTLGTGNAGNLLLTATESVELVGTSADGLFPSALRAVSGLEGNFTEATGEGGDLTVITDRLEIRDRANIAVSAIGPTGGAGNLTILANRIFLDNQAGLEAETRAGDRGNINLTLGDTLQLLGNSSISTNAIGTATGGNIAISSQTLAALENSDITANSVSNFGGLVSISAQGVFGTTERDSLTPASDITASSELGAQFSGVVEINTPDVDPAQGLLTLPTSFAAENQLVTSACAIDRNLSSAKLLITGRGGLPIAPTVARSGIDIIDDLGDSWPEPPQLSMRSSQTQPELHLNKSADSLDRQALNISSFPQLKSNPDASLPTTLTPPSAIGSQPQLLTGRQVQNKADISSSNSDTAIIEAQGWLHNAHDQVVLVSQLPDLSQNHGSEIGSEPQATTSAKINRINYTDRLAMQSRSRAFGDRHHCYPAASVR, encoded by the coding sequence ATGGAAAACAAGCCCCACCAAGTCCGGCAATCAAACTTGAGTCTAATATCACGATTGCGATTCAGACCTCCCGGCAAGCCCCCCACTAAAAACCCCAGCAAAACTCTGAGTGCGAGTATTAGTGAGAGTATTAGTGAGAGCATCAATGCGATCGCATCTGTGGCGGGATTAATCAGCGTGATTTTGGCATTTGAGCATTTGCCAGAAACTACCGCGATCGCGCAGGTTACTCCAGATCAAAGCCTACCTAGCCCTTCCCAGGTAGAAACGGCGGCTGACCTGTTAACGATCACCGGTGGCACGGAACTAGGCGGAAACCTGTTTCATAGTTTTCAGGAATTCTCGGTACGTGCTGGAGAAACCGCTTTTTTTGATCACAATGCCGCGATCGCAAATATCATCAGCCGCGTTACTGGTACTAACCGATCAAATATTGATGGTCAGATTCGCACCAACGGTAGCGCCAATCTATTTTTGCTCAATCCCAATGGCATCTTATTTGGTAATAATGCCAGCTTAGATATTGGTGGTTCTTTCATTGCTAGCACTGCCGAGGGGGTGGTATTTGCTGATGGTAGTTTGTTTAGTGCTAATAATGCGGCAATCCCCGCTAGCTTATTGACTATGACTGCGCCAATGGGCTTGCAATTTGGCAATAATCCCGGCAGCATTGTTTCTAGCTCGCAACTACCAATTAGAAGCGAATTGCGCCTGCAACCTAATCGAACCCTGGCACTGGTGGGCGGAGATCTGGCGATCGCTGGCAGTGTCTTGACCGCACCGATCGGCAGGATCGAATTGGGTAGCGTTACCACGGCGGGAGTCGTTAACCTAAACCAGATCGAACAAGGCTGGCAGCTTGACTATGGCGAAATTAACTCAACTGGATTTGGCAATATTAACCTGAGCGATCGCGCCTTTGTGACCACCGATGGCAATGGTGGCGGTAATATTCAGGTGCAGGCTAGCAATCTTACTCTCTTGGCTGGATCGACCATTTCCGCTAACACGCAGGGCGATCTACCGGGTGGGAATTTATTGATCCGGGCAACCGATGCGATCGAATTGGTGGGCGAGTCCCCCGATGGACAGTTTATTACTCTGTTCACTAGTTCGGTTTTGCCCGGTGCATCTGGCAATGGCGGCAACATTAATGTGATTAGCGATCGCTTAATTTTGCGAGATGGGGCACAAATCCTCAGCGGCACTTTTGGGATTGGCAATGCCGGAAATACCAATATTCAGGCGCGGCAGATCGAATTGTCTGGGATCAGAAATGATGGCTCTACGGTGAGCGGTTTATTTGCCACGGCGGAGCCAGAATCGATCGGTCAGGGTGGTAATTTAACCATTGCGGCCGATCAATTTGTGGTTAAGGATGGCGCTCAGGTGGTAGTTACCACGTTTAGTAGTGGCAGGGCAGGCGATCTGACTGTGCGGGCGGAGGCGATCGAGCTTGCTGGCGGCAATCCCCTTTCTCCGGTGGATGTGAGTGGGTTTAAAGCTTCCGCTGATGTTAATTCCACTGGTGATGGCGGCAATTTGAGCATTGAAACTAATCGGATTGTAATTAAGGATGGCGCTGAGGCGCAGGTATCTACCTTGGGGACTGGCAACGCTGGTAACTTGCTGCTCACGGCCACGGAATCAGTGGAGCTGGTTGGCACCAGTGCGGATGGGTTATTTCCCAGTGCACTAAGGGCTGTGTCTGGTTTGGAGGGGAATTTCACTGAGGCTACGGGCGAGGGCGGCGATCTAACAGTAATCACCGATCGCCTGGAGATCCGCGATCGCGCCAATATTGCAGTGAGTGCGATCGGCCCCACGGGCGGGGCTGGCAATCTGACTATTTTGGCTAATCGTATTTTCCTAGATAATCAAGCGGGGCTGGAAGCAGAGACCAGAGCAGGCGATCGTGGCAATATTAATTTAACCCTGGGCGATACATTGCAACTCCTGGGTAACAGTAGCATTAGCACCAATGCGATCGGTACTGCCACCGGTGGCAACATTGCGATTTCCAGCCAAACCCTGGCCGCCCTCGAAAACAGCGATATTACCGCCAACTCGGTCAGTAATTTTGGTGGGTTGGTAAGTATCTCTGCTCAAGGTGTTTTTGGCACAACCGAGCGTGACAGCCTTACTCCTGCCAGTGATATTACCGCTAGTTCTGAGCTTGGCGCACAATTCAGCGGCGTAGTTGAAATTAATACTCCAGATGTCGATCCGGCCCAAGGATTGTTAACTTTACCGACTAGCTTTGCCGCCGAGAATCAACTGGTAACCAGTGCTTGCGCGATCGATCGGAATCTTTCCAGTGCCAAACTATTAATTACTGGACGGGGTGGCTTGCCGATCGCCCCAACTGTCGCCAGGAGCGGAATTGATATAATAGATGATCTAGGGGATAGTTGGCCGGAGCCCCCTCAACTCTCAATGCGCTCAAGCCAGACCCAGCCTGAGTTGCACTTAAATAAAAGTGCTGATTCCCTCGATCGGCAAGCTCTAAACATATCAAGTTTCCCTCAACTCAAATCTAACCCTGATGCATCGTTGCCAACCACATTAACCCCGCCGTCAGCGATCGGCTCTCAGCCCCAATTGCTGACAGGAAGGCAAGTCCAAAATAAAGCGGATATTAGTAGCAGTAATAGTGATACTGCGATCATTGAAGCGCAAGGTTGGCTGCATAATGCCCACGATCAGGTTGTGTTGGTATCTCAGTTACCGGATTTAAGCCAAAATCATGGTTCAGAGATAGGCTCAGAGCCACAGGCCACAACATCGGCCAAGATCAACAGGATCAATTACACCGATCGACTCGCAATGCAGTCCAGATCACGCGCCTTTGGCGATCGGCATCACTGCTATCCGGCTGCATCAGTTAGATAA
- a CDS encoding AbrB family transcriptional regulator translates to MAKSKQPPVLTGQSLLKKVEELKHLSKEEKAKACGYSTITRNGQSRVNLMKFYNALMEADGTISLDNKGTGKGGRSASYKVSVQRNGNLLIGSAYTQQMGLKPGDELRIKLGRKHIHLHQIGADGEDDEEFDEN, encoded by the coding sequence ATGGCAAAAAGTAAACAACCGCCAGTTTTAACCGGACAATCCCTACTAAAAAAGGTTGAAGAATTAAAACATTTATCAAAGGAAGAAAAGGCGAAGGCATGTGGTTACTCGACTATCACTAGAAATGGTCAAAGCCGAGTTAATTTGATGAAATTCTACAATGCATTGATGGAAGCCGATGGCACAATCAGTCTTGACAACAAGGGCACTGGTAAAGGCGGCCGAAGTGCCAGTTATAAGGTGAGTGTGCAGCGCAATGGCAATTTATTGATTGGTTCAGCCTATACCCAGCAAATGGGATTGAAGCCTGGTGATGAATTGAGAATCAAGCTAGGTCGCAAACATATTCACCTACATCAAATTGGCGCTGACGGCGAAGATGATGAAGAGTTTGATGAAAACTAA